The Candidatus Amarolinea dominans genome contains a region encoding:
- the phnC gene encoding phosphonate ABC transporter ATP-binding protein: MLEVRNLTKVYDGKVRALDNVSFTVPDGQFLVVIGLSGSGKSTLLRCINRLVEPTSGQILWNGIDITAAPAEELRRIRRRIGMVFQHFNLVNRSSVLTNVLAGRLGYINPAFSLINRFPKEDIDKALQKLERVGIRDKAAVRADELSGGQQQRVGIARALMQDPDLILADEPVASLDPVLAHSIMTHLEQINKQDGIMVICSLHFLDLVQRYADHVIALNQGALVFEGKAKDIDDQRFKEIYGQEAERVGDAKH, translated from the coding sequence GTGCTTGAAGTGCGCAACCTTACGAAGGTGTACGACGGCAAAGTCCGCGCCCTGGACAATGTCAGCTTCACTGTCCCGGACGGCCAGTTCCTGGTGGTCATCGGCCTGAGCGGATCGGGCAAATCTACCCTCCTGCGCTGCATCAACCGCCTGGTGGAGCCGACCAGCGGGCAGATTCTGTGGAACGGGATTGACATCACCGCGGCGCCGGCGGAAGAGCTGCGCCGCATTCGCCGTCGCATCGGTATGGTCTTCCAACATTTCAACCTGGTCAATCGGTCCAGCGTTTTGACCAATGTGCTGGCCGGGCGCCTGGGCTACATCAACCCCGCCTTCAGCCTGATCAATCGTTTTCCCAAAGAGGATATAGACAAGGCGCTGCAGAAGCTGGAGCGGGTGGGGATTCGTGACAAGGCTGCGGTGCGCGCGGACGAGTTGAGCGGCGGCCAACAGCAGCGCGTCGGCATTGCGCGAGCGCTGATGCAAGACCCTGACCTGATTCTGGCCGATGAGCCGGTCGCCAGCCTGGACCCCGTGCTGGCGCACAGCATCATGACGCACCTGGAGCAGATCAACAAGCAGGATGGCATCATGGTCATCTGCAGCCTGCACTTCCTGGACCTGGTGCAACGCTACGCCGACCATGTGATTGCCCTCAACCAGGGCGCGTTGGTCTTCGAAGGCAAAGCGAAGGATATTGACGATCAGCGCTTCAAGGAGATTTACGGTCAGGAAGCAGAGCGCGTCGGCGACGCCAAACACTGA
- a CDS encoding DUF1670 domain-containing protein, with translation MTQHPRRSTWNLEAIARLQTKEAGKPSSNVSSAIFSWRRWWRHLLEQLRRYDEDYYPQRRENGQLTYLAVSKASPAGQKLTACQRVAVKLTLHSPDDLIALGTGVAALRQQRLLRLTEEAEAQGGLLSHEDLACLLCSSLATIKRDVHELRKQDLRVPTRGQVKDIGKGVSHKVQIVGDYLAGYTFSEIERRRHHSIGAIRRYCDDFVRIIRLQAQHLDRAAIRSATGLSERLIQEYLTLYQECPAANDRLQILLGTPDAATATPAEIKRGRLIR, from the coding sequence ATGACGCAGCATCCCAGGAGGAGCACATGGAATCTGGAAGCCATTGCCCGCTTACAGACCAAAGAAGCGGGGAAGCCATCATCGAACGTATCCAGCGCGATTTTCAGTTGGCGCCGCTGGTGGCGCCACCTGCTCGAGCAGTTGCGCCGTTATGACGAGGACTACTATCCCCAACGGCGTGAGAACGGCCAGTTGACCTACCTGGCCGTGAGTAAGGCCAGTCCGGCGGGCCAGAAGCTGACCGCATGCCAGCGGGTGGCCGTGAAGTTGACGTTGCACAGCCCGGATGATTTGATCGCCTTGGGCACTGGCGTCGCGGCGCTGCGGCAGCAGCGGCTCTTACGGCTCACCGAAGAGGCTGAGGCGCAAGGCGGGCTGCTCAGCCACGAAGACCTGGCCTGTTTGCTGTGCAGCAGTCTGGCGACGATCAAACGCGACGTGCATGAGTTGCGCAAACAGGACTTGCGCGTGCCGACACGCGGCCAAGTCAAAGACATCGGCAAGGGCGTCAGTCACAAGGTGCAGATCGTCGGTGATTATCTCGCCGGTTACACCTTCAGCGAGATCGAGCGCCGGCGGCATCACAGTATCGGCGCCATTCGACGTTATTGCGACGACTTCGTGCGCATCATTCGCTTGCAGGCGCAGCACTTGGACCGCGCCGCCATCCGCAGCGCCACCGGGCTGTCTGAACGCCTCATTCAGGAGTACCTGACGCTGTATCAAGAATGCCCGGCGGCCAACGACCGCTTGCAGATTCTGCTCGGCACGCCCGACGCGGCCACAGCCACGCCGGCCGAGATTAAAAGGGGGCGTTTGATCCGATGA
- a CDS encoding DUF1670 domain-containing protein translates to MKTQTSTPETRWAKRSLHQQLLHKFLNEYGYERGPVVAHAIIADILTLVEQAYATDLPPRHVYWPAVAVANGATGKTPEIRDLVHVRLHLVTDAEVALLSADQGVDQPPARRTFNQQRFVRWCQEAYDQGGVLTLLDLSLLSGLAESYAGQLLRQYEQEHAMTVPIRGTVHDIGPSVSHKAEVIRRYLRGQSPADIARELNHSQHAVDRYIKDYEVTRTLAQKFPLHEIPALAKHAASLVREHVQLIREYEPNLVFYSPKPAVAAQAAA, encoded by the coding sequence ATGAAAACCCAGACTAGTACGCCTGAAACGCGCTGGGCCAAACGCTCCTTGCACCAGCAGTTGCTCCACAAGTTTCTTAACGAGTACGGTTACGAGCGCGGCCCCGTCGTGGCGCACGCCATCATCGCCGATATTCTGACGCTGGTGGAGCAAGCCTACGCCACCGACCTGCCGCCCCGGCATGTCTACTGGCCCGCGGTGGCGGTGGCCAACGGGGCCACGGGCAAAACGCCCGAGATTCGCGACTTGGTGCATGTCCGCCTGCACCTGGTCACCGACGCGGAGGTGGCGCTGCTCAGTGCGGATCAGGGCGTCGATCAGCCGCCGGCGCGCCGCACCTTCAATCAACAGCGTTTCGTCCGCTGGTGTCAGGAGGCGTATGACCAAGGCGGTGTCCTGACCCTCTTGGATTTGTCGTTGCTCAGCGGCCTGGCCGAGTCCTACGCGGGGCAATTGTTGCGCCAATATGAGCAGGAACATGCCATGACCGTGCCGATCCGTGGTACAGTGCATGATATCGGCCCCTCGGTGTCGCACAAGGCCGAGGTGATCCGCCGTTATCTGCGTGGGCAATCGCCAGCCGACATTGCCCGCGAACTTAACCACTCGCAGCACGCCGTAGATCGCTACATCAAGGACTACGAAGTCACCCGCACCCTCGCGCAGAAGTTCCCGCTGCACGAGATTCCGGCGCTCGCGAAGCACGCCGCGTCACTCGTGCGGGAACACGTCCAGTTGATCCGCGAGTATGAACCCAACTTGGTCTTCTACTCGCCTAAACCGGCGGTGGCCGCACAAGCGGCCGCCTGA
- a CDS encoding sensor histidine kinase: MIEFIRTFFRANQIIILSIYGQVFFVLGLAIALQSWRHSRLRLARSLNWLAAFGITHALVEWGDVFIPIQAGYLSAPIVELLHSVHVILLAFSFVCLFQFGAEALRPLPGRRRWLRAVPAIAFGLWLLWNWGPGPLLTPDIRSWFNLANILARYGIGFPAALLAAFGLWRQSRDMEANLHMPHLQRTLRLAALALVGYSVFGGLVTPRADFLLAAWLNTERMEQLLIVPVPLVRSLLGLILTVSIIRSLEVFRVELDRRLSSMEEEQVLTTERERIGRELHDGTLQTIYAAGLLLQAVEREVTLHDGAPTAAHLQQSMQLLNQAIADIRSYIGALRSQPTGVSLAAALHDLAGHHHLRSLGDLEVKLDLPDEPPLAPVHLGHLLAIVNEALSNVARHAQATRVQLSAAVVEQQLHLQISDNGHGLSPDYVVGYGLRNMQDRARLLGGSMQIESHGRGMTIRVTVPWDEQTR; encoded by the coding sequence ATGATCGAATTTATTCGCACGTTCTTTCGGGCCAATCAGATCATCATTCTGTCCATCTACGGACAGGTGTTTTTTGTGTTGGGGCTGGCCATCGCCCTGCAATCGTGGCGCCACAGTCGCCTGCGCCTGGCGCGTAGTCTCAACTGGTTGGCCGCGTTTGGAATAACCCATGCGTTGGTGGAATGGGGAGACGTGTTCATCCCCATCCAGGCCGGCTACCTGTCGGCGCCCATCGTCGAATTGCTGCACAGTGTTCATGTCATTCTCCTGGCGTTCTCCTTTGTTTGTCTCTTTCAGTTTGGCGCCGAAGCGCTGCGCCCCTTGCCGGGACGCCGGCGTTGGTTACGCGCCGTGCCCGCCATCGCCTTCGGGCTGTGGCTGCTGTGGAACTGGGGGCCTGGGCCGCTGTTGACGCCGGATATCCGGTCGTGGTTCAACCTGGCCAACATCCTGGCCCGCTACGGCATTGGATTTCCGGCGGCCTTGCTGGCTGCATTCGGCCTGTGGCGCCAGTCACGCGACATGGAAGCCAACCTGCACATGCCGCACCTGCAGCGCACCCTGCGCCTCGCGGCCCTGGCCCTCGTTGGCTACAGCGTGTTTGGCGGCTTGGTGACGCCGCGCGCCGATTTTCTGCTGGCTGCCTGGTTGAACACAGAACGCATGGAACAACTACTGATCGTTCCGGTTCCTCTCGTGCGCAGTCTGCTCGGCTTGATCCTCACCGTCTCGATTATCCGCTCCCTGGAAGTCTTTCGTGTCGAGCTTGACCGGCGTCTGAGCAGCATGGAAGAAGAGCAGGTGCTGACCACCGAACGTGAACGCATCGGCCGTGAACTGCACGACGGAACGCTGCAAACCATCTACGCCGCGGGGCTGCTGCTGCAAGCGGTTGAACGTGAGGTTACCCTGCATGACGGCGCGCCAACCGCGGCACACCTGCAGCAGAGTATGCAACTGCTCAACCAGGCCATCGCCGATATTCGCAGCTACATTGGTGCCTTGCGCAGCCAACCGACCGGTGTCAGCCTGGCGGCCGCCCTGCATGACCTGGCCGGCCATCACCACCTGCGTTCCCTGGGCGACCTGGAGGTCAAGCTGGATTTGCCGGATGAGCCACCCCTGGCGCCGGTGCATCTGGGGCACCTGCTGGCCATTGTCAATGAGGCGCTGAGCAATGTGGCCCGCCACGCACAGGCCACACGCGTGCAACTGAGCGCCGCGGTGGTTGAGCAACAACTGCATCTGCAAATCAGCGACAACGGACATGGCCTTTCACCTGATTACGTTGTGGGGTATGGTTTGCGCAACATGCAGGATCGCGCCCGCCTGCTTGGCGGCTCCATGCAGATCGAATCGCACGGTAGGGGCATGACCATTCGGGTGACAGTGCCCTGGGATGAACAGACAAGGTGA
- a CDS encoding ABC transporter permease, which produces MLLFGDDPLKAYKGLFDGAFGTGRAWATTVRKMTPAILTGLSVAVAFKAGLFNIGASGQFIIGTVCSVAIGINFPDMPAIIHIPLALLAGIAGGMIWGAIPGLLKVYTGAHEVITTIMLNYIASLLAGWTVYAGGTQGQTPGPLWDRTAGPISETADVVASARIPWIFGPPYRVHWGVLIAILAAVLIWWLLYKTTIGFEIRTVGANSKAARYAGIRVGWTVVLTIMIAGGLAGLAGGIETLGLNHKFAPEFGGSVGFDGITVALLGQTHPLGVVLAAFLFGALDAGAANMQFQSGVAADIIQVIQGLILAFVAAPTIIRSIFRIGKTADEVEQRNLSSSWGRS; this is translated from the coding sequence ATGCTGTTGTTTGGCGACGATCCGCTCAAGGCCTACAAAGGCCTCTTCGATGGGGCTTTTGGGACCGGACGCGCCTGGGCCACCACGGTGCGCAAGATGACGCCCGCGATCCTGACCGGCCTCTCGGTGGCGGTCGCGTTCAAGGCTGGACTTTTCAACATCGGCGCCTCCGGCCAATTCATCATCGGCACCGTCTGCTCGGTCGCCATCGGCATCAACTTCCCCGACATGCCGGCCATCATCCATATCCCGCTGGCCCTGCTCGCCGGAATTGCGGGTGGCATGATTTGGGGCGCCATTCCCGGTCTGCTCAAAGTCTACACCGGCGCGCACGAGGTGATCACCACGATCATGCTCAACTACATCGCCAGCCTGCTTGCCGGCTGGACGGTCTATGCGGGCGGCACGCAAGGTCAAACGCCCGGCCCGCTGTGGGACCGCACGGCCGGACCGATTTCTGAGACAGCCGATGTGGTGGCCAGCGCCCGAATTCCCTGGATCTTCGGCCCGCCCTACCGGGTACACTGGGGCGTACTGATTGCCATTTTGGCTGCCGTCCTCATCTGGTGGCTGCTCTACAAAACCACGATTGGCTTCGAGATTCGCACCGTGGGCGCCAACAGCAAGGCGGCGCGCTATGCCGGCATTCGCGTGGGTTGGACGGTGGTCCTCACGATCATGATCGCCGGCGGTCTGGCCGGGCTGGCCGGCGGCATCGAAACCCTGGGCCTCAATCACAAATTTGCTCCTGAATTTGGCGGGTCCGTCGGGTTCGACGGCATCACCGTGGCCCTGCTGGGGCAGACCCATCCCTTAGGTGTCGTCCTGGCCGCGTTCCTGTTTGGTGCGCTCGATGCCGGCGCGGCCAACATGCAATTTCAATCGGGCGTCGCGGCTGACATCATCCAGGTGATCCAGGGCCTCATTCTGGCCTTCGTGGCCGCACCCACGATCATCCGTTCCATCTTCCGCATCGGCAAGACAGCCGATGAGGTCGAACAACGCAATCTCAGTTCCAGTTGGGGACGTTCCTAA
- a CDS encoding DUF433 domain-containing protein: protein MYDHLSQRACAAQRDLNEFAETLLRAQIQPTDHPYVVRRGGQRGGSPVIRGSDIPIWLIVAMWRAGDSLDDIGQAYPYLNPAALYDAISYYFDHRQEIEAEIRQNRIAQVLADTGAEMDDKGRLDYTTIRI, encoded by the coding sequence ATGTACGACCATTTGTCGCAACGTGCATGCGCGGCCCAGCGTGATCTGAATGAATTCGCCGAAACGTTGCTTCGCGCTCAAATTCAACCTACGGATCATCCCTACGTGGTGCGACGCGGAGGTCAACGCGGCGGAAGTCCCGTCATACGCGGCAGCGACATCCCGATCTGGTTGATCGTCGCGATGTGGCGGGCCGGCGACAGCCTCGACGACATCGGACAGGCCTATCCTTATCTCAATCCGGCTGCGCTCTACGACGCGATTAGCTACTACTTCGATCACCGCCAAGAGATCGAAGCTGAGATTCGTCAGAATCGAATCGCGCAGGTCCTGGCAGACACCGGTGCAGAGATGGATGACAAGGGGCGTTTGGATTACACGACGATAAGGATTTGA
- a CDS encoding phosphate/phosphite/phosphonate ABC transporter substrate-binding protein: MPKDLKDKLTQLKADLDSGKIKTGYPKTAAPTTDIGTEANPIKVYFVPSVDANVIVTGGDIMAAALEKATGLKFKVFVPTSYAATIEEMCASPTDSIGFIPGLGYVLANQRCGVDVSMKAVRRGLDWYAAQYIVQRDSTIKTLKDLNGKKWAYPDAGSTSGYLYPLYQMQTEGVTPGEKLAAGGHPQAVQAVYDGKADFATTFFSPPAKPEGETAWKWGDAADIPDDKIKDCQISEDKKSLICGGWTVLDARTNVREQAPDVVEKIKILALTVQIPNDTLSFGPDFPAELRAQIEAAIVAFAKTDEWKTSIGDSKFYGWSSVTAATDKEYDPIRGAVVASGLKLEDLGKK, translated from the coding sequence CTGCCCAAAGACCTGAAAGACAAGCTGACCCAACTCAAGGCGGACCTGGACAGCGGTAAGATCAAGACCGGCTATCCCAAGACGGCTGCGCCCACAACCGACATTGGCACCGAAGCCAACCCCATCAAGGTTTACTTCGTTCCGTCGGTGGACGCCAACGTCATCGTGACCGGCGGTGACATCATGGCCGCTGCGTTGGAAAAGGCGACTGGCCTGAAGTTCAAGGTCTTCGTGCCCACCTCCTACGCCGCCACCATCGAAGAGATGTGCGCCTCGCCCACGGACAGCATCGGCTTCATCCCTGGCCTGGGCTATGTGCTGGCCAACCAGCGCTGTGGCGTGGATGTCTCGATGAAGGCCGTGCGCCGCGGCCTGGACTGGTACGCCGCGCAGTACATCGTGCAGCGCGACAGCACCATCAAGACCCTGAAAGACCTGAATGGCAAGAAGTGGGCTTATCCCGATGCCGGTTCCACCTCGGGCTATCTCTACCCGCTGTACCAGATGCAGACCGAAGGCGTCACGCCCGGTGAAAAACTGGCCGCCGGCGGGCATCCGCAGGCCGTTCAGGCCGTCTATGACGGCAAGGCCGACTTCGCCACCACCTTCTTCAGCCCGCCGGCCAAGCCGGAAGGCGAGACCGCCTGGAAGTGGGGCGATGCAGCGGACATTCCGGACGACAAGATCAAGGACTGCCAGATCAGCGAAGACAAGAAATCCCTGATTTGCGGCGGCTGGACTGTGCTCGATGCCCGCACCAACGTGCGCGAGCAGGCGCCCGACGTAGTCGAGAAGATCAAGATTCTGGCGCTGACCGTGCAAATCCCGAACGACACGCTGAGCTTTGGCCCGGACTTCCCGGCCGAGCTGCGCGCGCAGATCGAAGCCGCGATCGTGGCATTTGCCAAGACCGACGAGTGGAAGACCTCCATTGGCGACAGCAAGTTCTACGGCTGGTCCAGTGTGACGGCCGCCACCGATAAGGAATACGACCCGATTCGTGGCGCGGTCGTAGCCAGCGGCCTGAAACTGGAAGACCTGGGCAAGAAGTAA
- a CDS encoding response regulator transcription factor, which yields MTRHLRLLLVDDHHIVRLGLRALLGAEPDLEVVGEAGAAAQAIELAERLRPDIILMDVRLPDQSGISACQRIRSLWPEIQVLILTSFADEALVLEAINAGAAGYVLKQVGSDDLVRAVRAIGQGDAVLDPTITRKVLNRVRLAEREAQLTAFRDLSEREVQVLAQLTEGKTNAEIAAVLMLSEKTVRNHVSAIFEKLGLTNRIEAATYAVRHHIERYTK from the coding sequence ATGACACGTCACTTGCGCTTACTGTTGGTGGATGATCATCACATCGTGCGCTTAGGTTTGCGTGCCTTGCTCGGCGCGGAACCCGATCTGGAAGTCGTGGGTGAAGCCGGCGCCGCGGCGCAGGCGATTGAACTGGCCGAGCGCCTGCGCCCCGACATCATTCTGATGGATGTGCGCCTGCCCGATCAAAGCGGCATCAGCGCGTGCCAACGCATCCGGAGCCTGTGGCCGGAGATCCAGGTCCTGATTTTGACCTCATTCGCCGATGAGGCGCTGGTGCTCGAAGCCATCAATGCCGGCGCGGCGGGCTATGTGCTCAAACAAGTGGGGAGCGATGACCTGGTGCGGGCCGTGCGCGCCATTGGGCAAGGCGACGCGGTGCTGGACCCCACGATTACCCGGAAGGTGCTCAACCGCGTGCGGTTGGCCGAACGCGAGGCGCAGTTGACCGCCTTTCGCGACCTGTCCGAGCGTGAAGTGCAGGTGTTGGCGCAGCTAACCGAGGGCAAGACGAATGCTGAAATCGCGGCGGTGTTGATGCTGAGCGAGAAGACCGTGCGCAACCATGTCAGCGCGATCTTCGAGAAACTGGGGCTGACCAATCGCATCGAGGCGGCCACCTATGCGGTGCGTCACCACATCGAACGCTACACAAAATAA
- a CDS encoding ABC transporter permease, with protein MALAVLLVVMVILVNTTGLKSATWLRVLFGISALNFTLRAAVPLILGALSGILCERSGIINIGIEGMMLAGAFAGFVAKVATNHWPLLLSLLFGVVIALAVGGLMGLLHATLSTRFKMDQIISGTVMIILATGFSSYLFDRNAIAEGKFSAVHIPFLADIPVIGPVLFKNPPITFLTLILVFVVHYALFYTRWGLRTRAVGEHPRAADTVGINVNRYRYVNTVIGGMLAGLAGGFLVLEAVGQFQEGMTAGRGFISLAAMIFGNWNPFGALGAAILFGYTQALQNELLLAGVTTVPRQFISMLPYVVTIIAVSGFVGRVRPPAAEGKVYETEGGKD; from the coding sequence ATGGCACTAGCCGTGCTGCTCGTGGTGATGGTCATCCTGGTCAACACGACCGGACTAAAAAGTGCAACCTGGCTGCGCGTGCTATTTGGCATCAGCGCCCTCAACTTCACCCTGCGTGCGGCCGTTCCCCTGATCCTCGGCGCACTCAGCGGCATTCTGTGCGAACGATCGGGCATCATCAACATCGGCATCGAAGGCATGATGCTGGCCGGCGCCTTTGCCGGTTTTGTGGCCAAGGTCGCGACCAACCACTGGCCATTGCTGCTCAGCCTTCTCTTTGGCGTCGTGATCGCCCTGGCCGTGGGCGGGCTCATGGGCCTGCTGCATGCCACCCTGTCTACCCGTTTCAAGATGGACCAGATTATCTCCGGCACGGTCATGATCATTCTGGCTACCGGCTTTTCTTCGTATCTGTTCGACCGCAACGCGATTGCGGAGGGCAAGTTCTCTGCCGTACACATTCCGTTCCTGGCCGATATTCCTGTGATTGGGCCGGTGCTGTTCAAGAATCCACCGATTACGTTTCTGACCTTGATCCTGGTCTTCGTCGTTCACTACGCGCTTTTCTACACGCGCTGGGGTTTGCGCACACGCGCCGTGGGTGAGCATCCCCGTGCCGCGGACACCGTGGGCATCAACGTCAACCGCTACCGCTATGTCAACACCGTCATTGGCGGCATGTTGGCGGGCCTTGCGGGTGGGTTCCTGGTGCTGGAGGCCGTGGGTCAGTTTCAGGAAGGCATGACCGCCGGTCGCGGCTTCATCTCGCTGGCCGCCATGATCTTTGGCAACTGGAACCCCTTCGGCGCGCTGGGCGCAGCCATCCTGTTCGGCTATACTCAGGCCCTGCAAAACGAGCTGCTGTTGGCCGGCGTCACCACGGTCCCGCGCCAGTTTATCAGTATGTTGCCATACGTGGTCACCATCATCGCCGTATCTGGCTTTGTCGGCCGGGTGCGACCCCCCGCGGCCGAGGGCAAGGTCTACGAAACAGAAGGTGGGAAGGACTAA
- a CDS encoding ABC transporter ATP-binding protein has protein sequence MGQNFQNQTPVLEVRNITKRFRGVVANSNVNLKLYQGEILGLLGENGAGKSTLMNIIYGLYHPTEGEILVNGKVVRMNTPKDAIALGIGMVHQHFQLVPVMTVAENIMLGSETTKNGFLDTRTVAKRIQELSDRYNLSVDPYALIEDLPVGIRQRVEIVKALYRNASILILDEPTAVLTPQEIEGLFQVMELLRQQGKSIVFITHKLKEVLRITDRIAVLRGGKTVGEADPKTATQSSLATMMVGREVILVVNKKPATPQQVVLNLQQVSATSDTGGTGLHKVSFDVRAGEIMGVAGVQGNGQTELVEVVTGLRSVTGGKIQIGGSDMTNASPRRVTEDGHSCHIPEDRHAYGMVESYSVADNMVLNTYYKAPFARGINVQPQAIRENAEALVKKFDVRTPSVEKAGGGLSGGNQQKMVVAREFSRPINLLIAAQPTRGIDVGSIEFIHNQIVAKRDEGVAVLLVSAELDEIMALSDRIAVMYKGEMIDIVPREKATREGLGLLMAGVHPEGEVTGAASPVAQAQA, from the coding sequence ATGGGCCAGAATTTTCAGAACCAAACGCCGGTGCTGGAAGTACGCAACATTACCAAACGTTTCCGCGGGGTCGTCGCGAACAGCAATGTCAATCTGAAGCTCTACCAGGGCGAAATCCTGGGCCTGCTGGGCGAAAATGGCGCGGGCAAATCCACCCTGATGAACATCATCTACGGGCTGTACCACCCGACCGAAGGCGAAATCCTGGTCAACGGCAAGGTGGTGCGCATGAATACGCCCAAGGATGCCATCGCCCTGGGCATCGGCATGGTGCATCAGCACTTTCAGTTGGTGCCGGTGATGACGGTGGCTGAAAACATCATGCTCGGCAGCGAGACCACTAAGAACGGTTTCTTGGACACGCGCACCGTTGCCAAACGCATCCAGGAACTATCGGACCGCTACAACCTGTCGGTTGACCCCTACGCGCTGATCGAGGATTTGCCCGTGGGCATTCGCCAGCGCGTGGAAATCGTCAAGGCGCTCTACCGCAACGCCAGCATCCTGATCCTGGATGAGCCGACCGCCGTGCTCACCCCGCAGGAGATCGAGGGCCTCTTCCAGGTGATGGAACTTCTGCGCCAACAGGGCAAATCCATCGTCTTCATCACCCACAAGCTCAAGGAAGTCCTGCGCATCACCGACCGCATTGCGGTGTTACGCGGCGGCAAGACGGTGGGTGAAGCCGATCCCAAAACGGCCACACAGTCCAGCCTGGCCACCATGATGGTCGGGCGCGAGGTGATCCTGGTGGTGAATAAGAAGCCTGCGACCCCCCAACAGGTGGTCCTCAACCTGCAGCAGGTATCGGCGACCAGTGATACCGGCGGCACCGGGCTGCACAAGGTCTCGTTCGATGTCCGTGCCGGTGAAATCATGGGCGTCGCGGGCGTACAGGGCAACGGTCAGACCGAACTGGTCGAGGTCGTCACTGGCCTGCGCTCGGTAACGGGCGGCAAGATCCAGATTGGCGGCAGCGACATGACCAATGCCAGCCCGCGGCGCGTCACTGAAGATGGGCACAGTTGTCATATTCCCGAAGACCGCCATGCGTACGGCATGGTCGAGTCCTACAGCGTTGCCGACAACATGGTGCTCAACACCTATTACAAGGCGCCCTTTGCCCGCGGCATCAACGTGCAGCCGCAGGCCATTCGTGAAAACGCCGAAGCGCTGGTCAAGAAATTTGATGTGCGCACGCCCTCCGTCGAAAAGGCGGGCGGCGGGCTCTCCGGCGGCAATCAACAGAAGATGGTAGTCGCACGCGAATTCAGCCGCCCCATCAATCTGCTGATTGCCGCACAGCCCACGCGTGGCATCGACGTGGGTTCCATCGAGTTCATCCACAATCAGATTGTGGCCAAGCGCGATGAAGGCGTGGCCGTGCTGCTGGTCAGTGCGGAACTGGACGAGATCATGGCGCTATCGGATCGCATCGCCGTGATGTACAAGGGCGAGATGATTGACATCGTACCACGGGAGAAAGCCACACGCGAGGGCCTGGGTTTACTGATGGCGGGCGTCCACCCGGAGGGAGAAGTCACAGGCGCCGCTTCCCCAGTGGCACAGGCGCAAGCATGA